A DNA window from Bos javanicus breed banteng chromosome 10, ARS-OSU_banteng_1.0, whole genome shotgun sequence contains the following coding sequences:
- the PLA2G4F gene encoding cytosolic phospholipase A2 zeta — MPWVLWPRWLTSKGLPLLGAVQLQKREKRGPQCEQWRRETHPFYDLQVKVLRAKNIQGTDLLSKADCYVQLWLPSASPSPSRTRVVANCSDPEWNETFHYRIHGAVKNVLELTLYDKDILDNDQLSLLLFDLRSLKPGQPHTHTFPLSQQESHELQVEFVLEKSQVPAPEVITNGVLVAQPCLRIQGTLRGDGTAPHLGHGPRQIQLAVPGAYEKPQLLPLQPPTEMGVPAMFTFHVNPVLSSRLEVGLGEKFMVQGDPRAKEESQTSKPGILLSSLALGQEQQCVVALGEGQEVAMSVKAEMSSGDLDLRLGFDLCDGEKEFLEKRKRLVSKALQQALGLSHAPDSSQVPVVAVLGSGGGTRAMSSLYGSLAGLQELGLLDTVTYLSGVSGSTWCISTLYQDPTWSQVALQGPIERAQARVCSSKMGAMSTERLQYYAQELGIRESRGHSTSLVDLWGLLIEYFLYQEENPAKLSDQKEAVSRGQNPYPIYASINVRSNISGEDFAEWCEFTPYEVGFPKYGTYVPTELFGSDFFMGHLLELRPESRICYLQGMWGSAFAASLDEIFLKTSGRGLSFLDWLKDSVNITDGSQELQLHDPGRLKTRLFTPQGPFYQAVLDICTSRLTSAENCNFTRGLYLHEDYVSGREFVAWKDLHPDAFPNQLTPMKDCLYLVDGGFAINSPFPLSLQPQRAVDLILSFDYSLDAPFEVLQMTEKYCLDRGISFPRIEVSPEDMKEPHECYLFAKAEDPSSPIILHFPLVNRTFRTHLAPGVERKTAEEKAGGDFVINGPDTPYGMMNFTFEPQEFEQLVALSRYNVLNNVETVRKALQLALDRRQTGDRTGG; from the exons ATGCCCTGGGTGCTCTGGCCCAGGTGGCTGACAAGCAAGGGGCTGCCCCTCCTGGGTGCGGTGCAGCTACAGAAGCGAGAGAAGAGGGGACCTCAGTGCGAGCAGTGGCGG CGGGAGACCCACCCCTTCTATGACCTCCAGGTGAAGGTGCTGAGGGCCAAAAATATCCAGGGCACAGACCTGC TGTCCAAAGCTGACTGCTATGTGCAACTGTGGCTGCCCTCGgcatcccccagcccctcccggaCCAGAGTGGTGGCCAACTGCAGCGACCCCGAGTGGAATGAGACCTTTCACTACCGGATCCATGGTGCCGTGAAG AACGTCCTGGAGCTCACCCTCTATGACAAGGACATCCTGGACAATGACCAGCTCTCCCTGCTGCTGTTTGATCTGAGGAGCCTCAAGCCAggccaaccacacacacacaccttcccccTCAGCCAGCAG GAGTCACACGAGCTGCAGGTGGAATTTGTTTTGGAGAAGAG CCAGGTGCCCGCACCTGAAGTCATCACTAATGGGGTCCTGGTG GCTCAGCCGTGTTTGAGAATCCAGGGCACCCTCAGGGGCGATGGGACAGCCCCACATCTAGGGCACG GCCCTAGGCAGATTCAGCTGGCAGTGCCTGGAGCCTACGAGAAGCCCCAGCTCTTGCCCTTGCAGCCTCCCACGGAGATGGGCGTCCCAGCCATGTTCACCTTCCACGTGAATCCAGTACTCAGCTCCAGGCTGGAGGTGGGCCTAGGAGAGAAGTTCATGGTCCAG GGCGACCCGAGGGCCAAGGAGGAGTCCCAGACCAGCAAGCCTGGCATCCTGCTCTCATCTCTGGCCCTAGGCCAGGAGCAGCAGTGTGTCGTGGCCCTGGGGGAG GGCCAGGAGGTGGCCATGAGTGTGAAGGCAGAGATGAG CTCTGGAGACCTTGACCTGCGTCTTGGCTTCGACCTCTGTGATGGGGAGAAGGAGTTTCTGGAGAAGAGGAAGCGGCTCGTGTCCAAGGCCCTTCAGCAGGCTTTGGGGTTGAGCCACGCTCCCGATAGTAGCCAG GTGCCGGTGGTGGCCGTGCTGGGTTCAGGAGGTGGAACCCGAGCCATGTCATCTTTGTATGGCAGCCTGGCTGGGCTACAGGAGCTCGGCCTCTTGGACACTGTGACCTACCTGAGCGGGGTCTCTGGGTCCACCTG GTGCATCTCCACACTCTACCAGGACCCCACCTGGTCCCAGGTGGCCTTGCAGGGCCCTATTGAGCGTGCCCAGGCTCGGGTGTGCAGCAGTAAGATGGGGGCAATGTCCACGGAGCGCCTGCAGTACTACGCCCAGGAACTGGGGATCCGGGAAAGCCGTGGCCACAGCACTTCCCTCGTTGACCTCTGGGGCCTTCTCATTGAATATTTCCTGTACCAGGAG GAAAATCCTGCCAAGCTGTCTGACCAGAAGGAGGCAGTCAGCCGGGGCCAGAACCCTTACCCCATCTACGCCAGCATCAATGTCCGCAGCAACATCAGTGGGGAGGACTTTGCAG AGTGGTGCGAGTTCACCCCCTATGAGGTCGGCTTCCCTAAGTACGGCACGTATGTTCCCACCGAGCTCTTTGGCTCAGATTTCTTCATGGGGCACCTGCTGGAGCTCCGGCCCGAGTCCCGGATCTGCTACCTGCAGG GTATGTGGGGCAGCGCCTTTGCAGCCAGCCTGGATGAGATCTTCCTAAAGACCTCTGGCCGGGGCCTCAGCTTCCTAGACTGGCTCAAAGACAGTGTGAACATCACAG ATGGCTCCCAAGAGCTCCAGCTTCACGATCCAGGGCGGCTGAAAACCAGGCTCTTTACCCCTCAGGGACCCTTCTATCAGGCTGTGCTGGACATATGCACCTCCCGGTTGACCTCAGCCGAGAACTGCAACTTCACCCGGGGCCTCTACCTGCACGAGGACTATGTGTCTGGCAGGGAGTTTGTGGCCTGGAAAG ATTTGCATCCAGACGCCTTCCCCAACCAGCTCACTCCCATGAAAGACTGTCTATACCTGGTGGACGGAGGCTTTGCCATCAACTCCCCATTCCCGCTGAGCCTGCAGCCACAAAGAGCTGTGGACCTCATTCTGTCCTTCGACTATTCCTTGGATGCCCCTTTTGAG GTCTTACAGATGACAGAGAAGTACTGCCTGGACCGAGGCATCTCCTTCCCCAGGATTGAGGTGTCCCCGGAGGACATGAAGGAACCCCACGAGTGCTACCTGTTTGCCAAGGCTGAGGACCCAAGCTCACCCATCATACTGCACTTCCCCCTGGTCAACCGTACCTTCCGCACACACCTGGCCCCAG GTGTGGAGCGAAAAACGGCTGAGGAGAAGGCTGGTGGGGACTTTGTCATCAATGGGCCAGACACTCCCTATGGCATGATGAACTTCACCTTTGAGCCCCAAGAGTTTGAGCAGCTGGTGGCCCTGAGTCGATACAATGTCCTGAACAATGTGGAGACAGTGCGGAAGGCCCTCCAGCTGGCTCTAGACCGGAGACAGACTGGGGACAGGACTGGAGGCTGA